The Halanaerobium praevalens DSM 2228 genome contains a region encoding:
- the rsmH gene encoding 16S rRNA (cytosine(1402)-N(4))-methyltransferase RsmH, translating to MEYKHQAVLLKEAIDYLEIKKDGIYLDGTLGRAGHSSEILHNLSEIGKLIALDRDTAAIKAVESKFSKSKSLILKHSNFQDLDQVLDQLKIKAVDGMLFDLGVSSPQLDNPERGFSYQKNGPLDMRMNSSQSLTAKTIVNNYSAAELEKIITEYGEENWSARIAEFIVKMRKEKVIETTDDLVEVIKAAIPKAVRRSGGHPARRTFQALRIETNNELEQLKNLIDKAVSYLKPGGRLVIITFHSLEDRIVKHKFRDLAKDCTCPPDFPICVCDKKSEVKVITKSPIQASEIEKEGNPRSRSAKMRVAEKI from the coding sequence ATGGAATATAAACATCAAGCAGTATTATTAAAAGAAGCAATTGATTATTTAGAAATTAAAAAAGATGGTATTTATTTAGATGGAACTTTAGGTAGAGCTGGTCATAGTTCAGAAATTTTACATAATCTTTCTGAAATTGGAAAATTGATCGCTCTTGATAGAGATACAGCTGCTATTAAAGCTGTAGAAAGTAAATTTAGTAAATCTAAATCCTTAATTTTAAAACATTCTAATTTCCAAGATTTAGATCAAGTTTTAGATCAACTAAAAATTAAAGCAGTAGATGGAATGCTTTTTGATTTGGGTGTTTCTTCACCACAGTTAGATAATCCTGAAAGAGGATTTAGTTATCAAAAAAATGGACCTTTAGATATGAGGATGAATTCTAGTCAAAGTTTAACAGCTAAAACTATTGTTAATAATTATTCTGCTGCTGAATTAGAAAAAATAATTACTGAATATGGAGAAGAAAATTGGTCAGCTAGAATTGCTGAGTTTATAGTAAAAATGAGAAAAGAAAAAGTTATTGAGACAACTGATGATTTAGTAGAAGTAATTAAAGCTGCAATTCCAAAAGCAGTTAGGAGAAGTGGTGGTCATCCTGCTAGAAGAACATTTCAAGCTTTACGGATTGAGACTAATAATGAATTAGAACAATTGAAAAATTTAATTGATAAGGCAGTTTCTTATTTAAAGCCAGGCGGTCGTCTAGTAATTATCACTTTTCACTCTTTAGAAGATCGAATAGTAAAACATAAATTTAGAGATTTAGCGAAAGACTGTACTTGTCCTCCAGATTTTCCGATTTGTGTCTGTGATAAAAAATCAGAAGTTAAAGTAATAACTAAAAGCCCGATTCAGGCTTCAGAAATAGAAAAAGAGGGAAATCCAAGATCTAGAAGTGCAAAAATGAGAGTAGCTGAAAAAATTTAA
- a CDS encoding FtsB family cell division protein — protein MKLSQNYVDLDSNNNYLNNPAYNFNNVKKQAYIIIYIFLLVFISISILLYVSQILNINQQSSKLLNLEKELETIKTKNERLELNLATKTSLAEVERIAKNKLNMVEAQKKETLVYNNQFKEDEFFADIPKEKFFLAQIYDKIIKEVTTVQAESLD, from the coding sequence ATGAAATTAAGCCAAAACTATGTGGATTTAGATTCAAATAACAATTATCTTAATAATCCAGCATATAATTTTAATAATGTAAAAAAACAGGCTTATATTATAATATATATTTTTTTACTAGTCTTTATTAGTATTTCAATTCTTTTATATGTATCGCAAATTTTAAATATTAATCAACAAAGTTCTAAATTATTAAATCTAGAAAAAGAATTAGAAACTATTAAGACTAAAAATGAAAGATTAGAATTAAATCTAGCTACTAAAACTTCCTTAGCAGAGGTAGAGAGAATAGCTAAAAATAAATTGAATATGGTAGAAGCTCAAAAAAAAGAAACTTTGGTTTATAATAATCAGTTTAAAGAAGATGAATTTTTTGCTGATATTCCAAAAGAAAAATTTTTCTTAGCGCAAATTTATGATAAAATTATAAAAGAAGTGACTACTGTGCAAGCAGAATCACTTGATTAG
- a CDS encoding PASTA domain-containing penicillin-binding protein: MQDPKNSVKNRVMFYFAILFVLFTILALKLVWIQIINSAEYQHKALNQRVSKFIVNSERGIIYDNTGRKLAVSLPAKTVVALPDNIIKAEKTATELAALLDQDYKTIYRRITSEAAAIFLQRKIDEKLYQKIKAKNLEGITFTEESKRYYPEGELASHIVGFTGIDNNGLNGIELSYNNHLNGRAGKMIVERDAEGRTIPNGIREAVPGRDGYNVHLTIDSVIQYMAEKELENAESKFEFSGGSVIVMDSSTGDVLALANTPSYNPNKFGKYSEKNWRNRAVNDVFEPASTFKIITAASALEEGVITENDILTDPGHIYVENQKINCWSSLGHGSQTFAEVVKHSCNPGFVEVGLKMDKKTFYSYIKAFGFGEQTGIRLPAEAKGIIPDYKDIGPVELATFSFGHGISVTPIQLASAVSAVANGGKLMRPRLVKEVDTGVGSKNIKNEPQVLRRVISQTTADKTKELLKQVVKNGTGTKAAIKGYQIGGKTGTAKHYNDDLYNSSFIGIVPAENRDLVVLTILYDIEGETYYGSQTAAPVFKNLTENILNYLNVKPEPGNDFNYQETEKELKVPDLINSNILTAESNLRELGFNVKIIGDGKSVADQLPSPETSTNYNSTIWLFTEQELKAETLIPVPDFRGLKLEQAKKIAARKGLELILDGQGKVIGQSIYPGSRVKSSRKINLKLR, translated from the coding sequence TTGCAAGATCCTAAAAATAGTGTAAAAAATAGGGTTATGTTTTATTTTGCAATTTTATTTGTATTATTTACTATTTTAGCTTTGAAACTTGTTTGGATTCAAATTATAAATAGTGCTGAATATCAACATAAGGCTTTAAATCAAAGAGTAAGTAAATTTATAGTAAACTCTGAAAGAGGAATAATTTATGATAATACCGGCAGGAAACTTGCAGTGAGCTTACCAGCTAAAACTGTAGTTGCTCTGCCGGATAATATTATCAAAGCAGAAAAAACTGCTACTGAACTGGCTGCTTTATTAGATCAAGATTATAAAACAATTTATAGAAGAATAACTTCTGAAGCAGCAGCTATTTTTTTACAAAGAAAAATAGATGAGAAATTATATCAAAAAATTAAAGCTAAAAATTTAGAAGGTATTACGTTTACTGAAGAGAGTAAAAGATATTATCCTGAAGGTGAGTTAGCCTCACATATTGTTGGTTTTACTGGAATTGATAATAATGGTCTTAATGGGATAGAATTATCTTATAATAATCATTTAAATGGTCGAGCAGGGAAAATGATTGTAGAAAGAGATGCTGAAGGTAGAACTATTCCAAATGGGATTAGAGAAGCTGTGCCAGGAAGAGATGGTTATAATGTTCATTTAACTATTGATAGTGTTATTCAATATATGGCAGAAAAAGAATTAGAAAATGCTGAATCTAAATTTGAGTTTTCAGGTGGTTCAGTTATTGTCATGGATTCTTCGACTGGAGATGTACTTGCTTTAGCAAATACTCCTAGTTATAATCCTAATAAATTCGGAAAATATTCAGAAAAAAACTGGAGAAATAGAGCTGTTAATGATGTTTTTGAACCTGCATCTACTTTCAAAATTATTACAGCAGCTTCTGCTTTAGAAGAAGGAGTAATTACTGAAAATGATATTTTAACAGATCCTGGTCATATTTATGTTGAAAATCAAAAAATAAATTGTTGGAGTAGTTTGGGCCATGGCAGTCAAACATTTGCTGAAGTAGTTAAACATTCTTGTAATCCTGGTTTTGTTGAAGTTGGATTAAAAATGGATAAAAAAACTTTTTATTCTTATATCAAAGCATTTGGTTTTGGTGAACAAACTGGAATCAGATTACCTGCTGAAGCAAAAGGTATTATTCCTGATTATAAGGATATTGGTCCAGTAGAGTTAGCAACTTTTTCTTTTGGTCATGGTATTTCCGTGACTCCAATCCAATTAGCAAGTGCTGTTTCAGCAGTAGCTAATGGAGGAAAATTAATGCGGCCTCGTTTGGTAAAAGAAGTTGATACTGGAGTAGGTTCAAAAAATATTAAAAATGAGCCCCAGGTATTAAGAAGAGTTATTTCTCAAACCACAGCAGATAAGACTAAAGAACTTTTAAAACAAGTAGTAAAAAATGGAACTGGAACTAAAGCTGCTATAAAAGGTTATCAGATTGGTGGTAAAACTGGAACTGCTAAACATTATAATGATGATCTTTATAATTCTTCTTTTATTGGTATAGTACCTGCTGAAAATAGAGATCTTGTTGTTTTAACTATTTTATACGATATTGAAGGAGAAACTTATTATGGAAGTCAAACTGCGGCACCTGTATTTAAAAATTTAACTGAAAATATTTTAAATTATTTAAATGTAAAGCCAGAACCTGGTAATGATTTTAATTATCAAGAGACAGAAAAAGAGCTTAAAGTACCAGATTTAATTAATAGCAATATTTTAACTGCTGAAAGTAATTTGAGAGAGTTAGGATTTAATGTTAAAATAATTGGGGATGGTAAATCGGTTGCTGATCAATTACCTAGTCCAGAAACTAGTACTAATTATAATTCTACAATTTGGCTCTTTACTGAGCAAGAACTTAAAGCAGAAACTCTAATTCCTGTACCAGATTTTAGAGGTTTAAAGCTTGAACAAGCAAAAAAAATTGCTGCTCGTAAAGGTTTAGAATTAATTTTAGATGGACAGGGTAAAGTTATAGGACAATCTATTTATCCTGGTTCTAGAGTGAAAAGTTCTAGAAAAATCAATCTAAAATTACGTTAG
- a CDS encoding UDP-N-acetylmuramoyl-L-alanyl-D-glutamate--2,6-diaminopimelate ligase translates to MQLNKILKNINYEIKAGNIKKEISEIKYDSRAIKTGNLFIAISGFKIDGHQYISQAIENGATAIIIEKELEVYEKDITYLKVENSRQVMSILAKNFFDNPLKEIKLIGITGTNGKTTTAYLLYKILQKYAGQAALFGTISNIIGSETLSSNRTTPESLDLYRYFAQMKKKGIKYGVMEVSSHALDLYRVESIDFEAAIFTNLSPEHLDYHQSLDNYREVKSRLFSQLKPNKYAIINADDPNSEYIKKKSEAQNLSYSLDTKSADLYTTEFKLKQTGLEYKTGGKLVANFKLNLGGLFNIYNSLAVVLTALVLGIEKNIIKKALADFDSVPGRFEIIDQGQKFQLIVDYAHTPDAMENILKAALNIKKNKLIILFGCGGDRDRSKRPLMAALAEKYADSIIISNDNPRSESPTKIFKEIEKGFSSNFTNYSIIPDRKKGIKAAIELAKKDDLVLLLGRGHEKYQVIKERKIELDDRQVAIQALKDRE, encoded by the coding sequence ATGCAATTAAACAAGATATTGAAGAATATTAATTATGAAATTAAAGCTGGCAATATAAAAAAAGAGATTTCTGAAATAAAATATGATTCTCGAGCAATTAAAACAGGTAATTTGTTTATAGCAATTAGTGGTTTTAAAATAGATGGTCATCAATATATATCTCAGGCTATAGAAAATGGAGCAACTGCGATCATAATTGAAAAAGAATTAGAGGTTTATGAAAAAGATATAACTTATTTAAAGGTTGAAAATAGTCGACAAGTAATGTCTATTTTAGCTAAAAATTTTTTTGATAATCCCTTAAAAGAAATTAAATTAATTGGAATAACAGGTACTAATGGTAAAACAACTACTGCCTATCTCTTATATAAAATTTTACAAAAATATGCTGGTCAAGCAGCTTTATTTGGGACAATTAGCAACATTATTGGTTCAGAAACTCTCAGCTCAAATAGAACAACCCCAGAGTCTTTAGATTTATATAGGTATTTTGCTCAAATGAAAAAAAAAGGTATAAAGTATGGAGTAATGGAAGTTTCCTCTCATGCTCTTGATTTATATCGAGTAGAATCTATTGATTTTGAGGCTGCTATTTTTACTAATCTTAGTCCAGAGCACCTTGATTATCATCAAAGCTTAGATAATTATAGAGAGGTTAAATCTAGGTTGTTTTCTCAACTAAAACCTAACAAATACGCTATAATAAATGCTGATGATCCCAATTCTGAGTATATTAAGAAAAAATCTGAGGCTCAAAATTTAAGTTATAGTTTAGATACTAAAAGTGCTGATTTATACACTACTGAATTCAAGTTAAAACAAACAGGTCTTGAATATAAAACTGGTGGTAAATTAGTTGCTAATTTTAAGTTGAATTTAGGTGGGTTGTTTAATATTTATAATTCTTTAGCTGTAGTTTTAACAGCTTTAGTTTTAGGAATTGAAAAAAATATAATAAAAAAAGCTTTAGCTGATTTTGATTCTGTTCCAGGTCGTTTTGAAATAATTGATCAAGGTCAGAAATTCCAACTTATAGTTGATTATGCTCATACTCCAGATGCAATGGAAAATATTTTGAAAGCGGCTTTAAATATTAAAAAAAATAAATTGATTATTTTATTTGGTTGTGGTGGAGATAGAGATCGAAGTAAAAGACCTTTAATGGCAGCACTTGCTGAAAAATATGCTGATTCAATTATTATTAGTAATGACAATCCTCGTTCTGAATCACCAACTAAGATTTTTAAAGAAATAGAAAAAGGATTTAGTTCTAATTTTACTAACTATAGTATTATCCCTGATCGAAAAAAAGGAATTAAGGCCGCAATAGAATTAGCTAAAAAAGATGATTTAGTTTTGCTTTTAGGTCGAGGGCATGAAAAATATCAAGTTATTAAAGAAAGAAAAATTGAGCTTGATGATCGTCAGGTTGCAATTCAAGCTTTAAAAGATAGGGAATGA
- a CDS encoding UDP-N-acetylmuramoyl-tripeptide--D-alanyl-D-alanine ligase, whose translation MQTLKLKEIVAFTKAELLQGNLDLKVKEIVIDSRDVKTGFLFIAIIGQNKDGHQYLKEAVKNGASAVIVDRNSPAIQAAYPNLSVLKVEDTTKALQAIAFNYRHKFDDLKVIGITGSAGKTTTKDMIFSVLSEKYYCLKTEGNYNNQIGLPLTLLRLDGREDFAILEMGMSGLAEIDLLAKIAVPEIGIITNIAAAHLEQLGSLENIAQAKKELIDNLTAADTAILNYDNQYTKKIGTNSKAQTIYFGFEKGADARIENYFFNSKTETLKFEFTYQAKNYKFIFNKAGKHNLYNILPALIIAFKYKLKPEEIQKGLLKTKFSSLRMEFIQLKNKARIINDCYNANPLSVKAALDVLEQIKAKRKIAILASMLELGEKSLKKHQQIGLYAAAKKIDLLITIGPKAQAIATKARTKMKSEQVINLANNKECIDFLLSEIKAEDLILIKGSRANKLEEIVDELKSKEL comes from the coding sequence ATGCAGACTTTAAAATTAAAAGAAATTGTTGCTTTTACAAAAGCAGAGCTTTTACAAGGAAATCTCGACTTAAAAGTAAAAGAAATTGTAATTGATAGTCGTGATGTAAAAACAGGTTTTTTATTTATTGCAATTATTGGTCAAAATAAAGACGGTCATCAATATCTAAAAGAAGCAGTAAAAAATGGAGCCAGTGCAGTTATTGTCGATAGAAATTCTCCAGCTATTCAAGCTGCTTATCCTAATTTAAGTGTTTTAAAAGTCGAAGATACAACTAAAGCATTACAGGCTATTGCCTTTAATTATAGACATAAATTTGATGATTTAAAAGTAATAGGCATTACTGGAAGTGCAGGTAAAACAACTACTAAAGACATGATTTTTTCAGTTCTATCAGAAAAATATTACTGTTTAAAAACAGAAGGTAATTATAATAATCAAATTGGTTTACCTTTAACACTTTTGCGTCTAGATGGAAGGGAAGATTTTGCTATTTTAGAAATGGGAATGAGTGGTTTAGCTGAGATTGATTTATTAGCCAAAATTGCAGTTCCTGAAATTGGAATCATAACAAATATAGCTGCTGCTCATTTAGAACAATTAGGTAGTTTAGAAAATATAGCTCAAGCTAAAAAAGAATTAATAGATAATTTAACTGCAGCTGATACTGCAATATTGAATTATGACAATCAATATACTAAAAAAATTGGAACTAATTCTAAAGCTCAAACAATTTACTTTGGTTTTGAAAAAGGTGCAGATGCCAGAATAGAGAATTATTTTTTTAATTCTAAAACTGAAACTTTAAAATTTGAATTTACTTATCAAGCTAAAAATTATAAATTTATTTTTAATAAGGCTGGTAAACATAACCTTTATAATATTTTGCCTGCTCTAATAATTGCTTTTAAATATAAGCTTAAACCTGAAGAAATTCAAAAAGGATTATTAAAGACCAAATTTTCTAGTTTAAGAATGGAATTTATTCAGTTAAAAAATAAAGCTAGAATAATTAATGATTGTTATAATGCGAATCCACTCTCAGTTAAAGCTGCTCTTGATGTATTAGAACAAATAAAAGCTAAAAGAAAAATAGCAATTTTAGCTTCTATGCTTGAATTAGGAGAAAAAAGTCTAAAAAAACATCAACAAATTGGACTTTATGCTGCTGCCAAGAAAATAGATTTGTTGATCACAATTGGCCCCAAAGCTCAAGCTATAGCAACTAAAGCTCGAACTAAAATGAAGAGTGAACAAGTGATTAATTTAGCTAACAATAAAGAGTGTATCGATTTTTTACTTTCTGAAATAAAAGCGGAAGATTTAATTTTAATTAAAGGTTCAAGAGCTAATAAATTAGAAGAAATAGTAGATGAACTAAAAAGTAAGGAGCTTTAA
- the mraY gene encoding phospho-N-acetylmuramoyl-pentapeptide-transferase — translation MNYIIAYICPLLLIIISGDLVINYLKKINFGQQIREVGPKSHLQKSGIPTMGGLLIIAVFLLIALLLLELNFAIITILLTTFVMGLTGFLDDFLKIKLKRSLGLKAWQKLFLQAIAAVLTAAVSIFILKEQSLMIPVIGSYQLKAIIKFILAVIVVIGSSNAVNLTDGLDGLAAGVTTVVCLAFAVLFYLLKLPNYSLLMLIMAGSCTAFLWFNSKPASIFMGDVGSLAIGGFLGSAAVLTGTEIYLLLLGGIYVIETLSVIIQVSYFKLTAGKRVFKMTPIHHHFELKGLAENKIVFRFIISSILLAAFSLFIFIK, via the coding sequence ATGAACTATATTATAGCCTATATATGCCCGTTATTATTAATAATTATAAGTGGTGATTTAGTTATTAATTATCTCAAAAAAATTAATTTTGGCCAACAAATTCGTGAAGTTGGTCCTAAAAGTCATTTGCAAAAGTCTGGTATCCCAACAATGGGAGGACTTTTGATTATTGCTGTTTTTTTATTAATTGCTCTTTTGCTTTTAGAATTGAATTTTGCAATTATAACAATTTTATTAACAACTTTTGTTATGGGCTTAACTGGTTTTTTAGATGACTTTTTAAAAATAAAATTAAAGCGTTCTCTCGGCCTCAAAGCATGGCAAAAATTATTCTTACAAGCAATTGCAGCAGTTTTAACTGCAGCAGTTTCAATTTTTATACTTAAAGAACAAAGTTTAATGATTCCTGTTATTGGTAGTTATCAATTAAAGGCTATTATTAAATTTATTTTAGCAGTTATTGTCGTAATTGGTAGTTCTAATGCTGTTAATTTAACTGATGGGCTTGATGGTTTAGCAGCAGGAGTTACTACTGTTGTTTGTTTAGCCTTTGCAGTTTTATTTTATTTATTAAAACTGCCCAATTATAGTTTATTAATGTTAATTATGGCGGGGAGTTGTACTGCTTTTCTTTGGTTTAATTCAAAACCTGCTTCAATTTTTATGGGAGATGTAGGTTCACTTGCTATTGGAGGTTTTTTAGGTTCAGCTGCTGTTTTAACAGGAACTGAAATTTATTTACTTTTGCTAGGTGGAATTTATGTTATTGAAACTCTTTCAGTAATAATTCAGGTTTCTTATTTTAAATTAACAGCTGGTAAAAGAGTTTTTAAAATGACTCCGATTCATCATCATTTTGAATTAAAAGGTTTAGCAGAAAATAAAATTGTTTTTAGATTTATAATTAGCAGTATTTTATTAGCAGCTTTTTCTTTGTTTATTTTTATTAAATAA
- the murD gene encoding UDP-N-acetylmuramoyl-L-alanine--D-glutamate ligase: MRLDYQRIGVMGFSPRTGLEVIKYLSKFDLKIIVADQKDEEELLPLIKKLDNSKLEYDLGTKGTKILESELIILSPGVPYDLDILVQARKKGIETISEIEFAFRQSQAEIIAITGTNGKTTTTEMLAAMLADLEAENIKAAGNIGIPFISLIDQLKEKERVILELSSFQLEAVKDFKAKIALYLNYSPDHLDRHQTEKNYQAAKANIFKNQQPSDFAIIDLDDPYLSELKNKLEAKVLTISAKNEKADLIIQDNIAYYQKEKLKLLDLSKINLLGKHNQKNAAFAALAAYLAGQKPEKIQLAAQNYKLKAHRMEVIANKNNKLIINDSKATNPDSTLKAINSLEKDIILIAGGQDRKADFSVLKSEIEKKVKTLILLGENKKQLANIFLDSKLKIIEVETMKTAVTEALKHLDSNSVLLLSPASPSWDLYASYKERGNIFKENVLKNID, from the coding sequence GTGAGATTAGATTATCAGAGAATTGGAGTAATGGGTTTTAGTCCTCGAACTGGTTTAGAAGTAATTAAGTATTTATCTAAATTTGATCTAAAAATTATTGTTGCTGATCAAAAAGATGAAGAGGAGCTATTACCTTTAATTAAAAAATTAGATAATTCTAAGCTTGAGTATGATTTAGGGACTAAGGGAACTAAAATTTTAGAAAGCGAATTAATTATTTTGAGTCCTGGTGTTCCTTATGATTTAGATATTTTGGTTCAAGCAAGGAAAAAGGGAATAGAAACTATTAGTGAAATAGAATTTGCTTTTAGACAATCCCAAGCTGAGATTATAGCAATTACTGGAACAAATGGAAAAACAACTACCACAGAAATGTTGGCGGCTATGCTTGCAGATTTAGAAGCTGAAAATATTAAAGCAGCTGGAAATATTGGTATACCATTTATCTCTCTAATTGATCAATTAAAGGAAAAAGAAAGAGTAATTTTAGAATTAAGTTCTTTTCAATTAGAAGCAGTTAAAGATTTTAAAGCTAAAATTGCTCTTTATTTAAATTATAGTCCAGATCATTTAGATCGTCATCAAACTGAAAAAAATTATCAAGCTGCTAAAGCAAATATTTTTAAAAATCAACAACCAAGTGATTTTGCGATTATTGATCTTGATGACCCTTATTTATCTGAACTGAAAAATAAATTAGAAGCTAAAGTTTTAACTATTAGTGCTAAAAATGAAAAAGCTGATCTAATTATTCAAGATAATATAGCTTATTATCAAAAAGAAAAGTTAAAACTACTTGATTTGTCAAAAATCAATTTATTGGGCAAGCATAATCAAAAAAATGCAGCCTTTGCAGCTTTAGCAGCTTATCTTGCTGGTCAAAAGCCAGAAAAAATTCAGTTAGCAGCTCAAAATTATAAATTAAAAGCTCATCGGATGGAAGTAATAGCTAATAAAAATAATAAATTAATTATTAATGATTCTAAAGCCACAAATCCCGATTCAACTTTAAAAGCAATTAATAGTTTAGAAAAAGATATTATTTTAATTGCTGGAGGTCAAGATCGTAAAGCTGATTTTTCTGTTTTGAAGTCTGAAATAGAAAAAAAGGTCAAAACTCTTATCTTATTAGGTGAAAACAAAAAGCAATTAGCTAATATATTTTTAGATTCTAAACTCAAAATAATTGAAGTTGAGACAATGAAAACAGCAGTTACTGAAGCTTTAAAACATTTAGACTCTAATTCAGTACTTTTATTATCACCTGCTTCCCCAAGTTGGGATTTATATGCTAGTTATAAAGAAAGAGGAAATATTTTTAAAGAGAATGTTTTAAAAAATATTGATTAA
- the ftsW gene encoding putative lipid II flippase FtsW: MTKRKPDFILLFTILALILSGLIMILSASSVKAEQLFSNSYYFFINQLKYLAIALGLSIFAYKIKYQKLKELAPYLLLISLGTLILVLIPQIGRMAGGSRRWLPLGPVSFQPSELAKFTIVIYLAAYLERNNDQIKDFKNGLLPPLTVVALFAGLILLEPDLGTALTLIAVAVTMIFIGGIKISLLILLSGTTFCLALISILTEPYRRERLMIFINPWQDPLDTGYHIIQSLLALGSGGLFGVGAGNSHQKFLYLPEPGTDFIFAVLGEEFGLLGTLFIITLYFLLAWRGLRIAVRVEDTFASMLAIGITSMIIIQALINMAVVTSLLPVTGITLPLISYGGSSLVINVVSLALLLNISAYVKG; the protein is encoded by the coding sequence ATGACTAAAAGAAAACCTGATTTTATTTTATTATTTACAATTTTAGCATTAATTTTAAGTGGATTGATTATGATTTTGTCAGCCAGTTCTGTTAAAGCAGAACAACTTTTTTCTAATAGTTATTATTTCTTTATTAATCAGCTAAAATATTTAGCAATTGCTTTAGGGTTAAGTATTTTTGCTTATAAAATAAAATATCAAAAGCTAAAAGAATTAGCTCCATATCTACTTTTAATATCACTTGGGACTTTAATTTTAGTTTTAATTCCTCAAATTGGAAGAATGGCTGGTGGTTCACGCAGATGGCTTCCTTTGGGACCAGTTAGTTTTCAACCATCAGAATTAGCAAAATTTACTATAGTTATTTATTTAGCTGCTTATCTAGAACGAAATAATGATCAGATTAAAGATTTTAAAAATGGTTTATTACCACCTCTAACTGTAGTAGCCTTATTTGCAGGTCTTATTTTATTAGAACCCGATTTGGGAACAGCTTTAACTTTAATAGCAGTTGCAGTAACTATGATTTTTATTGGTGGAATAAAGATTTCTCTTTTGATTTTATTATCTGGTACTACTTTTTGTTTAGCCTTAATTTCAATTTTGACTGAACCATATCGGAGAGAAAGATTAATGATTTTTATTAATCCTTGGCAAGATCCTTTGGATACTGGTTATCATATTATCCAATCTCTTTTAGCTCTAGGTTCGGGTGGTTTATTTGGAGTTGGTGCTGGCAATAGTCATCAAAAATTTTTATATTTACCTGAACCAGGTACTGATTTTATTTTTGCTGTTTTAGGAGAAGAGTTTGGACTTTTAGGGACTTTATTTATCATAACTTTATATTTTTTATTAGCTTGGAGAGGCTTAAGGATTGCAGTTAGGGTGGAAGATACTTTTGCCTCAATGTTAGCAATTGGTATTACCTCAATGATAATTATTCAAGCTTTAATTAATATGGCAGTAGTAACTTCTCTTTTACCAGTTACAGGTATTACTTTACCACTTATTAGTTATGGAGGTTCTTCTTTAGTTATTAATGTAGTTTCATTAGCTTTATTATTAAATATTTCAGCTTATGTCAAAGGATGA